The Deltaproteobacteria bacterium region TCGTCGAGCGCGCGCAGCACGTCGGGGAACGCGGCCAGATCGTCGCGCATGTCCTCCAGTTCGAACTGCGACGCTTGCAGGCACAGCACGAGCGACGCGAGCTCGTGAACGAGGGACGCGGTCATCGCGCCGAGCGTTGCGCGCCGCGACACGTCGGTGAGGCGTGCGCGCGCGCTCGCGTTCGACGCCGCACGGCGAGCGAGCCGCGTCGCGCGGTCTTCGGTCGCCCACCGCTGTGCCTGTTTGACGAGAAATAGCGCGATCTCCTTGGCGAGGTCACCCTGGCCGACGGCGCGAACGCGCACCGACTGATCCGCCGCGATCGGTTCATCGACCGCCCAGTCGGCGTCGTGCTCGTCGCTGTCCGGCAGGGCGCCGGCCAGACGCCTGCTCGCGCCGGCCACATCGATCCACACCTCGCAGCCGAGGACGCCCTCCACCTGCCGCATCCGGCGCACGAGGATCGTCGCCGCCTCCTCGTACCCGTCGGCACCAGCCAGTTCGTCCGAGATGCCGGCCACCGCGAGCGCATCGGCCACGGTGCTCGCCAACCTGCGGCGCGTGTCTCGAAACTCGAAGGCGCGGCGTAGCGTAACCTCGAGCGCGTCGTGCCAGGGCTTGGCGACCTTGAACGGCGCGTCCGGGCGCGTCGTCGCCACGCGGGCCTTGTCGTCGAGGTAGCCGGTCAGCAGGATTCGGATGACATCCGGATTGAGCTCCTTCGCGCGGTCCAGCACCTCGATGCCGTCCATTCCCGGCATGCGCAGGTCGGAGATGACCGCGTCGTATTGCGTCCGCGCGAGCTTTTCCACCGCCTCCTCACCGGAGGCGGCGGCGTCGACGGCAAACAGATCGCCGAGTTCGTCGACCAAAGACTCCCGGACGACCTCGTCGTCATCCACGATCAGAATACGCTGTCGTTGCATCGTCTACTCCCAAGAACGCCCGTTGGATCCACTGGGTCGCGCGCACCGCCGCGGTGCCGTCGGGCCGGTGCGCCGGTCACGTCGTCGCCTCCGCGCGCGGCGCGTCGCGGCCGCCGCCACGATTCGGATCGGCATCCCCGTCGCGCGGCGAGCGCGCCGGAAACGACGCCTCGAATGCGGCGCCGGATTCGCACGGGATCAGCCGAAGGTCGCCTCCGCACTGCTTGGCAAGCCGCTGCGCGACGGACAGGCCGAGGCCGGTGCCGTCGCGGCGGCCCGACACGAACGGCTCGAACACGCGGTCGCGAATGGCCTCCGGCACGCCCGGCCCCGTATCGCGAACGATCAGGCGCCCGGCGTCCTCGCCGGCCTGCAGGACGAGGGTCAACGTCCCCCGGTCCGCCATGGCGTTGAGCGCGTTTTCGATCAGGTTGCCGAGGATGTGATGCACCGCGTCGGGCGGCGCGACGATCGGCGCGTGGTCGTCGCCTTCGCGGATCACCTCGACGGACGCCATACGCGGTTCGAACAAGGACAGCGCGACGTCGACCTCGTGCGCGAGGTCCATCTCGCGCGGATCGGACTCGAGCTGGCCGGCCTTGTGGGCTGCCCGCACCGACGCCACGATCTGCTCCATGCGCCCGGTGGCTCGGCGCGCGCGATCGAAATACGGAGCGAGCATTTCGGTGAGCTCGGCGTCGCCGCGGTCTCGAACGATCTTTTCGATGCGCCGCAGGGTGCTCGACAGCGCGGCCATCGGGTTGTTGATGCTGTGAGCGACCCCGGCGCTGAACTCACCGATCGCCGCGCGGCGCGCCGCGAGCGCAAGCTGGCCGCCGAGTGCGATCAGCTCCTGGTTGCGCTGCTCGAGGCGCTCCTGGGTGGCTCGCAGCCGTGCGACGACGCGCTCGAGTTCGGCGTGAGCGGCGTACAGCGCGGAGTGTTTGGCGATCAGCTCGCGCTCGAGCAACAAGCGCTCCGTGTGGTCCGTCGCCACACACGCGGCCAACGC contains the following coding sequences:
- a CDS encoding hybrid sensor histidine kinase/response regulator; its protein translation is MQRQRILIVDDDEVVRESLVDELGDLFAVDAAASGEEAVEKLARTQYDAVISDLRMPGMDGIEVLDRAKELNPDVIRILLTGYLDDKARVATTRPDAPFKVAKPWHDALEVTLRRAFEFRDTRRRLASTVADALAVAGISDELAGADGYEEAATILVRRMRQVEGVLGCEVWIDVAGASRRLAGALPDSDEHDADWAVDEPIAADQSVRVRAVGQGDLAKEIALFLVKQAQRWATEDRATRLARRAASNASARARLTDVSRRATLGAMTASLVHELASLVLCLQASQFELEDMRDDLAAFPDVLRALDDMDHTTRRIRDLFEAMRRFVRSQNVGHRRCDVAELVQSSIALTKGYTRSRATVRHGELPAVSLEVNEPLFLQVLVNLIRNAADVSPQGGFIDVDVVDSDDSVEISVTDDGPGVPEEHIPNLFEPFFTTKADDIGSGLGLAISAEIVQDHGGELRYERAEGRGARFVVSLPKVVA
- a CDS encoding PAS domain-containing sensor histidine kinase; protein product: MHRDASLEADVFGVLYQQGAQAVFAVHRDTRVIVAANVAAAQLVGRDRDDLVGAPVAEVFDDPAAADRVLTRPGLHEEVAMRREDGYPLFATLHVTHLDHPARGALAACVATDHTERLLLERELIAKHSALYAAHAELERVVARLRATQERLEQRNQELIALGGQLALAARRAAIGEFSAGVAHSINNPMAALSSTLRRIEKIVRDRGDAELTEMLAPYFDRARRATGRMEQIVASVRAAHKAGQLESDPREMDLAHEVDVALSLFEPRMASVEVIREGDDHAPIVAPPDAVHHILGNLIENALNAMADRGTLTLVLQAGEDAGRLIVRDTGPGVPEAIRDRVFEPFVSGRRDGTGLGLSVAQRLAKQCGGDLRLIPCESGAAFEASFPARSPRDGDADPNRGGGRDAPRAEATT